In Piliocolobus tephrosceles isolate RC106 chromosome 6, ASM277652v3, whole genome shotgun sequence, the following are encoded in one genomic region:
- the KLHL25 gene encoding kelch-like protein 25 isoform X1 yields MDRRGSSDLRACSPTGWCAMSVSVHETRKSRSSTGSMNVTLFHKASHPDCVLAHLNTLRKHCMFTDVTLWAGDRAFPCHRAVLAASSRYFEAMFSHGLRESRDDTVNFQDNLHPEVLELLLDFAYSSRIAINEENAESLLEAGDMLQFHDVRDAAAEFLEKNLFPSNCLGMMLLSDAHQCRRLYEFSWRMCLVHFETVRQSEDFNSLSKDTLLDLISSDELETEDERVVFEAILQWVKHDLEPRKAHLPELLRSVRLALLPSDCLQEAVSSEALLMADERTKLILDEALRCKTRILQNDGVVTSPCARPRKAGHTLLILGGQTFMCDKIYQVDHKAKEIIPKADLPSPRKEFSASAIGCKVYVTGGRGSENGVSKDVWVYDTVHEEWSKAAPMLIARFGHGSAELENCLYVVGGHTSLAGVFPASPSVSLKQVEKYDPGANKWMMVAPLRDGVSNAAVVSAKLKLFVFGGTSIHRDMVSKVQCYDPSENRWTIKAECPQPWRYTAAAVLGSQIFIMGGDTEFTAASAYRFDCETNQWTRIGDMTAKRMSCHALASGNKLYVVGGYFGTQRCKTLDCYDPTSDTWNCITTVPYSLIPTAFVSTWKHLPA; encoded by the coding sequence ATGGACAGGAGGGGCTCCTCTGACCTGCGGGCTTGTTCCCCCACAGGCTGGTGCGCCATGTCGGTCAGCGTCCATGAGACCCGCAAGTCGCGGAGCAGCACGGGGTCCATGAACGTCACCCTCTTCCACAAGGCCTCCCACCCGGACTGTGTGCTGGCCCACCTCAACACGCTTCGCAAGCACTGCATGTTCACAGACGTCACGCTCTGGGCGGGCGACCGCGCCTTCCCCTGTCACCGTGCCGTGCTGGCCGCCTCTAGCCGCTACTTTGAGGCCATGTTCAGCCACGGCCTGCGGGAGAGCCGGGATGACACTGTCAACTTCCAGGACAACCTGCACCCGGAGGTGCTGGAGCTGCTGCTGGACTTCGCCTACTCCTCACGCATCGCCATTAACGAGGAGAACGCTGAGTCACTGCTGGAGGCGGGCGACATGCTGCAGTTCCACGACGTGCGGGACGCGGCCGCCGAGTTCCTGGAGAAGAACCTTTTCCCCTCCAACTGCCTGGGCATGATGCTGCTCTCGGACGCCCACCAGTGCCGCCGGCTGTACGAGTTCTCCTGGCGCATGTGCCTGGTGCACTTTGAGACGGTGCGGCAGAGCGAGGACTTCAACAGCCTGTCCAAGGACACGCTGCTGGACCTCATCTCGAGTGATGAGCTGGAGACCGAGGACGAGCGGGTGGTCTTCGAGGCCATCCTCCAGTGGGTGAAGCACGACCTGGAGCCACGGAAGGCCCACCTGCCCGAGCTCCTCCGCAGCGTGCGTCTGGCCCTGCTGccgtctgactgcctgcaggagGCCGTCTCCAGCGAGGCACTCCTCATGGCGGACGAGCGCACCAAGCTCATCCTAGACGAGGCCCTGCGCTGCAAGACCAGGATCCTGCAGAATGACGGCGTGGTCAccagcccctgtgcccggccacGCAAGGCAGGCCACACGCTGCTCATCCTGGGGGGCCAGACCTTCATGTGTGACAAGATCTACCAGGTGGACCACAAGGCCAAGGAGATCATCCCCAAGGCCGACCTGCCCAGCCCCCGGAAGGAGTTCAGCGCCTCAGCGATCGGCTGCAAGGTCTATGTGACGGGGGGCAGGGGCTCCGAGAACGGGGTCTCCAAGGACGTCTGGGTGTATGACACCGTACATGAGGAATGGTCCAAGGCGGCGCCCATGCTGATTGCCCGCTTTGGCCATGGCTCAGCTGAGCTGGAGAACTGCCTCTATGTGGTGGGGGGACACACTTCTCTGGCAGGCGTCTTCCCAGCCTCCCCTTCTGTCTCCCTGAAACAAGTGGAGAAATACGACCCTGGGGCCAACAAGTGGATGATGGTGGCCCCCTTGAGGGATGGCGTCAGCAATGCCGCAGTGGTGAGTGCCAAGCTGAAGCTCTTTGTGTTTGGAGGAACCAGCATCCACCGGGACATGGTGTCCAAGGTCCAGTGCTATGACCCCTCGGAGAACAGGTGGACGATCAAGGCTGAGTGCCCCCAGCCTTGGCGGTACACAGCCGCTGCTGTCCTGGGCAGCCAGATCTTCATCATGGGAGGTGACACAGAATTCACGGCCGCCTCGGCCTACCGCTTTGACTGTGAGACCAACCAGTGGACACGGATTGGGGACATGACCGCCAAGCGCATGTCCTGCCATGCCCTGGCTTCCGGCAACAAGCTCTATGTGGTCGGGGGCTACTTTGGGACCCAGAGGTGTAAGACTCTGGACTGCTATGACCCCACTTCAGATACGTGGAACTGCATTACCACGGTGCCCTACTCACTTATCCCCACGGCCTTTGTCAGCACCTGGAAGCACCTGCCCGCATGA
- the KLHL25 gene encoding kelch-like protein 25 isoform X2, with product MSVSVHETRKSRSSTGSMNVTLFHKASHPDCVLAHLNTLRKHCMFTDVTLWAGDRAFPCHRAVLAASSRYFEAMFSHGLRESRDDTVNFQDNLHPEVLELLLDFAYSSRIAINEENAESLLEAGDMLQFHDVRDAAAEFLEKNLFPSNCLGMMLLSDAHQCRRLYEFSWRMCLVHFETVRQSEDFNSLSKDTLLDLISSDELETEDERVVFEAILQWVKHDLEPRKAHLPELLRSVRLALLPSDCLQEAVSSEALLMADERTKLILDEALRCKTRILQNDGVVTSPCARPRKAGHTLLILGGQTFMCDKIYQVDHKAKEIIPKADLPSPRKEFSASAIGCKVYVTGGRGSENGVSKDVWVYDTVHEEWSKAAPMLIARFGHGSAELENCLYVVGGHTSLAGVFPASPSVSLKQVEKYDPGANKWMMVAPLRDGVSNAAVVSAKLKLFVFGGTSIHRDMVSKVQCYDPSENRWTIKAECPQPWRYTAAAVLGSQIFIMGGDTEFTAASAYRFDCETNQWTRIGDMTAKRMSCHALASGNKLYVVGGYFGTQRCKTLDCYDPTSDTWNCITTVPYSLIPTAFVSTWKHLPA from the coding sequence ATGTCGGTCAGCGTCCATGAGACCCGCAAGTCGCGGAGCAGCACGGGGTCCATGAACGTCACCCTCTTCCACAAGGCCTCCCACCCGGACTGTGTGCTGGCCCACCTCAACACGCTTCGCAAGCACTGCATGTTCACAGACGTCACGCTCTGGGCGGGCGACCGCGCCTTCCCCTGTCACCGTGCCGTGCTGGCCGCCTCTAGCCGCTACTTTGAGGCCATGTTCAGCCACGGCCTGCGGGAGAGCCGGGATGACACTGTCAACTTCCAGGACAACCTGCACCCGGAGGTGCTGGAGCTGCTGCTGGACTTCGCCTACTCCTCACGCATCGCCATTAACGAGGAGAACGCTGAGTCACTGCTGGAGGCGGGCGACATGCTGCAGTTCCACGACGTGCGGGACGCGGCCGCCGAGTTCCTGGAGAAGAACCTTTTCCCCTCCAACTGCCTGGGCATGATGCTGCTCTCGGACGCCCACCAGTGCCGCCGGCTGTACGAGTTCTCCTGGCGCATGTGCCTGGTGCACTTTGAGACGGTGCGGCAGAGCGAGGACTTCAACAGCCTGTCCAAGGACACGCTGCTGGACCTCATCTCGAGTGATGAGCTGGAGACCGAGGACGAGCGGGTGGTCTTCGAGGCCATCCTCCAGTGGGTGAAGCACGACCTGGAGCCACGGAAGGCCCACCTGCCCGAGCTCCTCCGCAGCGTGCGTCTGGCCCTGCTGccgtctgactgcctgcaggagGCCGTCTCCAGCGAGGCACTCCTCATGGCGGACGAGCGCACCAAGCTCATCCTAGACGAGGCCCTGCGCTGCAAGACCAGGATCCTGCAGAATGACGGCGTGGTCAccagcccctgtgcccggccacGCAAGGCAGGCCACACGCTGCTCATCCTGGGGGGCCAGACCTTCATGTGTGACAAGATCTACCAGGTGGACCACAAGGCCAAGGAGATCATCCCCAAGGCCGACCTGCCCAGCCCCCGGAAGGAGTTCAGCGCCTCAGCGATCGGCTGCAAGGTCTATGTGACGGGGGGCAGGGGCTCCGAGAACGGGGTCTCCAAGGACGTCTGGGTGTATGACACCGTACATGAGGAATGGTCCAAGGCGGCGCCCATGCTGATTGCCCGCTTTGGCCATGGCTCAGCTGAGCTGGAGAACTGCCTCTATGTGGTGGGGGGACACACTTCTCTGGCAGGCGTCTTCCCAGCCTCCCCTTCTGTCTCCCTGAAACAAGTGGAGAAATACGACCCTGGGGCCAACAAGTGGATGATGGTGGCCCCCTTGAGGGATGGCGTCAGCAATGCCGCAGTGGTGAGTGCCAAGCTGAAGCTCTTTGTGTTTGGAGGAACCAGCATCCACCGGGACATGGTGTCCAAGGTCCAGTGCTATGACCCCTCGGAGAACAGGTGGACGATCAAGGCTGAGTGCCCCCAGCCTTGGCGGTACACAGCCGCTGCTGTCCTGGGCAGCCAGATCTTCATCATGGGAGGTGACACAGAATTCACGGCCGCCTCGGCCTACCGCTTTGACTGTGAGACCAACCAGTGGACACGGATTGGGGACATGACCGCCAAGCGCATGTCCTGCCATGCCCTGGCTTCCGGCAACAAGCTCTATGTGGTCGGGGGCTACTTTGGGACCCAGAGGTGTAAGACTCTGGACTGCTATGACCCCACTTCAGATACGTGGAACTGCATTACCACGGTGCCCTACTCACTTATCCCCACGGCCTTTGTCAGCACCTGGAAGCACCTGCCCGCATGA